gccgaaactaacggcgttactttgtaacgcgttagtcccaacactgcttatgactaccactggacaaaagtattgggacacttaggccgaaaactgcacaaaagtattgggacacttgggactacaacttgacaaaagtattgggacacttcggactaaaagtagacaaaagtattgggacacttatgactaccactggacaaaagtattgggacacttaggctgacaactggacaaaagtattgggacacttgggactacaacttgacaaaagtattgggacacttacgcctaccactgcacaaaagtattgggcaactggacaaaagtattgggacacttacactggacaaaactattgggacacttatgactaccactggacaaaagtattgggacacttaggccgacaacttgacaaaagtattgggacacttgggactacaacttgacaaaagtattgggacacttacgcctaccactgcacaaaaatattgggcaactggacacaagtattgggacacttgggactaaaacttgacaaaagtattgggacacttatgctggacaaaagtattgggacacttaggactacaacttgacaaatgtattgggacacttagcacgcacactggacaaaagtattgggacacttacactggacaaaagtactgggatacttaggactacaacttgacaaaagtattgggacacttatgactaccactggacacaagtattgggacactttggacggacactggacaaaaatattgggacacttacactggacaaaagtattgggacacttaggactacaacttgacaaaagtattgggacacttaggactacaactggacaaaagtattgggacacttaggactaccactggacaaaagtattgggacacttacactggccaaaaatattgggacacttaggactacaacttgacaaaagtattgggacacttaggactagaactggacaaaagtattgggacacttcggactaaacatagacaaaagtattgggacacttaggactaccacttgacaaaagtattgggacacttacactggccaaaagtattgggatgcttacactggacaaaagtattgggacacttaggactacaactggacaaaagtattgggacacttaggactaccactggacagaagtattgggacacttacactggccaaaagtattgggacatttgggactacaacttgacaaaagtattgggacactttggactacaactggacaaaagtattggaacacttaggactaccactggacaaaagtattgggacacctacactggccaaaagtattgggacacttaggactaccactggacacaagtattgggacacttacactggacaaaagtattgggacacttaggactagcacctgccaaatacgcgggcccgaccaatgctgcttgcagctttaatttgtaatgtttttgtAGTACAGAGCAATAACCCACAGATGCTTGCCTTTTTGGGAAAGAATGTATTACAGCCCATATGTGAACAATTGACAAGCTCAAAGCAGACCACCTGCAATATTTAATTCCTTGAACGTTCAACAGAAGCACATCACCGGGGACAATTTACTAGACTTAGACCACTTTGGTAGATGAGCTTTTAATCCATTAAAATGTTATACATGGGTGGGGGAGGGGTTTCACTGTGTGCCACACATCTCCACCTCTGGTCAGCGATTGTTTGGTGGGCACTGTCCATGGTGCTTAAATCAGTTTTGGCCAATGTCCTTGTAATATATCATGGGTTATTGCACAGTACCTGGGAACATTACTGGTCCGTTTCCCGGGTGCCTGTTTACTGTCTTAGAAAATGAAtaagccaatgtttttgttgcaaTTCACAAGTGGGCTATAACAGGGAGAGTGAGTGCATAATAAATCTGTGATGCTCCAAAGTACACTTGGGCTTTTACGTTGCAGAGCACATGCAGCGGGACATGCTGCGCTGTGAAGACTATAATGATGCATCGGCGCATCCGCATCCTTCAGTGAGTGACTCGTCTCTCCAGCATCCGGTCTCTTCTATAGACTTACTGGATTGCTTACAACCATGTCTTCAGTGTTCGCTGTCCTCACAGTTTTCTCCACCCTTGGCACGTCTGTTTACTCCATCCAGAGATGCGGATTTGCAATTTGCCGCGACGACCAGGAATGCTGTCCCCGGGGAAACGCCACGGCCAGCGAGGGCACCTGTTGCAACCGCTTGGAGGATAAGACGTACTACCACGTTGCCATGGTGACTCGCAAACTTTCCGGTGTTCTGATTATGCTCCTTCTATTTGCACTGGGATACTTGGTGCAGCGAGTGTTGTGTTCCAGATCCAGACAGCTCAACCCGGCGCACAGCGGCGACTCGGCTGTTGCAACCTCTCAGGAGCTGCTAGTGGGGAGCTCCACACCAGACAGCCTTCTGGACTGTGGAACCACGGCTCAACTTCCCACATATGAGCAGTGCAAACATCTGCCAACATATGAGGAGACCGTACGGTATGGACAGACCAATTCCTCTTTTGGACAAACTACCTGATAAGGAACACTTATCTTTTTCCCCCCAATCTAAGGAGACTTGTGACACTTGGATGTATTTAAAAGAATTGTCTTGTCAGCAGGAGTAGTTTGGCATCACTTCCTGATGAGCTTGATGCTGCATAGGTAGCAATCTGACTATAATGGCTCTGCTAATGTTGATGAATAATTTACAACACCTGACAGCAGATCTGTAATAAACTATTGATAACTTAGCATTTTCCTCTGTTTCAGCTTTAGATGTACCCCAACATATACCGCTtaagctttattggccaagtatgtctaACACACAAAGGATTTGACTCATTAGACTGTGCTCAATGTAAGAATGTCATTCAGGTAAACGAGATATATACATTTTGTCTGAGTAGGTTTCTCCTATTAGAGGTCATGCAGGGAAATTGCATTGCATTTTACTGTGAGCTGgagctaatgtttttaaaataaagtaaCCATAAAAATTATAACTACTATATGTATACAGCTTTTACTATTGATACAGCAACTGTTTCATCAATAGTAACTTTAAATCCATTGGACAAGTTCATTAATTGTGCAATTAATAATGGCTtggagtatgtatatatgtgtgtgtatgtatatatatttttaattaaaaataatggattagatttatatagtgctttcccATCTAGATACTCAAAGTGCTCAGAGATGTGAGAATCTATTATTTATTCCATGCGTGCGtgcgctccccgcctcttgccattcaaatcactgccgttgtgtccttgggcaggacacttcacccttgcccccggtgccgctcacactggtgaatgaatgacaggtggtggtcggaggggccgtaggcgcaaactggcagccacgcttccgtcagtctaccccaggacagctgtggctacaaatgtagcttaccaccaccaggtgtgaatgaatgatgggttctcacttctctgtgaagcgctttgagtgtctagaaaagcgctatataaatcgaatttattattattattataaacatatacagtatgtgtggggcagcacggtggaagaagggttagtgcgtctgcctcacaatacgaaggtcctgagtagtcgtgagttcaatcccggcctcgggatctttctgtgtggagtttgcatgttctccccgtgactgcgtgggtttcctacgggtactccggcttcctcccacctccaaagacatgcacctggggataggttgattggcaacactaaattggccctagtgtgtggatgtgagtgtgaatgttgtctgtctatctgtgttggccctgcgatgaggtggcgacttgtccagggtgtaccccgccttccgcccgattgtagctgagataggctccagcgaccccgaagggaatgagcggtagaaaatggaggggTGGAtggacatatatgtgtgtgtgtgtgtgtctctttctctctctccccccaggccaaaagtttggacacaccttttttcattcaatgtgttttctttattgtcatgactatttagATTGTCacgtcaaaactatgaatgaacacatgtggagttatgtacttaacataaaaaggtgaaataactgtaaacatgttttatattctagtttcttcaaaaatagccaccctttgctctgattacggctttgcacactcttggcattctcttgatgagcttcaagaggtagtcacccgaaaggttttcacttcacaggtgtgcttgaagctcattatcAGTATCACATTACAGTCCATGTGCTATCTTATCACAGACTCCATTTAATGGCAGATCAGTGTTTGGCCCACATGATATGCTTTACTTTTACTGAATTAGTCTGCATATGAAATGGGAATTGAGGTGTTGGCTTGAGGAACCGAAATGTATGTGAGGGAatgtttacatttctttttgGGGTTTAAATATTCCTGAAATGTAGTTTATATTCATTGATTGAGGAACAAAAAAGCAATAACTTCTTATTGGATGAGGTCAAGCGAGAACTAGAAATGTAATGTTGATGACCACAGTGTATTCCACAAAGCATCTTCTGACTTCTGAACACTTTTGTCTTTAATCAATGATATTATCCAaattgaatatacatgtatattatatGTTTGTATCTATATTGTGAGAACAGCCCACACACAAACCAATATACTATCTTTGTGGCATACATACTTAAGGTCTTTTTTCTAAGCGTATCCGCCCCTGCGTGGttatttttaaaagcattttcaaacaagtggaggagttcaagtacctcagagtcttgttcacgagtgagggaagagtggatcgtgagatcgacaggcggaccggtgcggcgtcttcagtaatgcggactctgtatcgagccgttgtggtgaagaaggagctgagccggaaggcaaagctctcaatttaccggtcgacctacgttcccatcctcacctatggtcatgatctttgggttatgaccaaagaacaagatcacgggtacaagcggccgaaatgagtttcctctgccgggtgttggggctctcccttagggatagggtgagaagatctgtcatccgggaggagatcagaataaagtcgctgctcctccacgtggagaagaaccagatgaggtggtttgggcatctggtcagtatgccaccctagggagatgtttagggcccgtctgaccggtagaaggccaaggggaaaacccaggacacgttgggaagactttagCTGTGTCCcgattcagggtctgcatccttcaGAGGACCCGGCCTACGCAGCCTCAGAAGGCTGGACTTTCGGAGGCACCTCCGAAGGATGCGTCACCCGTTAAATGGGATAGTCTATATCCGGGTTGAACAAAGGGGCGCAAAGCATCTTGGGATATGGGAGGCCACAAAGGATAGTCGCGGTACATCCTCCGAAGATACAGGAAAAGGTATGCGCATTTGGAGGAGCCTTCGAATTTGAATGAATTGGGACAGCCTTCGCGTGACTTAAGCAGCCTTCAAATTTGCCcttcgaaggatgcagaccctgaattgggacacagcttgtctcctggctggcctgggaacacctcgggatcccccagcaggagctggaccaagtggctggggagaagaaaatctgggcttctctgctttggctgctgcccccgcgaccccacctcggataagcggaagaagatggatggcattTTCAAACATTTGGTAAAAGGTTTTGTGAaacattacatacatttttcaaaGGGATTTTTTAGTAGTATTTACAAAGTGTTTCAAACAGTTCTAAAGAGAGTTGAAAGTAATTTAGTTGAGGCGTACGACACTCGTGTAATGGTCAAAAATGAGAGATTCAGGGACTGTTTTACAATTTTCCAACaggttagatcaggggtcgggaacctttttggctgagagagccatgaaagccaaatatttaaaaaaaatatttccgtgagagccatataatattttttaacactgaatacaactaaatgtgtgcatttttaagtaagaccaacattttttagaGTGTCTTATTAttcttaataacattgttattctgaagctaaccaataataaataaaatacttctcacCATTAATGCAACTTTTTCAACAGGTGCGGtaaaaaaacggatggatggattaaaatgcatgagaatgttttagattttgacactgattaccagcggaattattcattacttatcgtgtttaagcaatgtcagctaagatttatgagagagccagatgcagtcatcaaaagagccacatctggctcgagagccataggttccctacccctgggttaGATAGTCACAATTTACATGTTTGCTCTTTAAATCTTGTCACAGTGCAGTTTTGTTGTATTTGGAGAACACTTAACAGTGTGCAAGTTGTCCCCGAGCCACgctgtagttgttatatttggtcAGAGCAGTTTAATGGCGGGATAAATAAACGACTGTTTGATCAATGGTGATGACGTCATTGTCCCCAGTCAACGTACAGACTTGGCTCGGATGTAATTGACGGTGCCTTTGATGTTTTCTTTGACGGCGGCCGCAGAGTCTGACGGCAGTTTGACCATGTGACTGACCCGCCTGAGGGCCTCTTCCAGTCCGCCTCCCGTCGCGGCCGAGCAGGCCTGGACGAACCATTCCCGATCCCCGCAGATCCTCCTCAGGTTGAAGGCGTCTTTGAGCTCGGTGACTGTCATGGCGCCGGCGGCGTCCTGCTTGTTGGCGAGGACGAGGAGCGGACGCTCCCTCAGATGTTCGCTCCTCAGCGTCTTCTCCAGCTCCTTGCGCGCCTCGTCCAGGCGCTGGCGGTCCGTGCTGTCCACCACGAAGACCACGGCCGCGGTGTCCTGGTGGTAGCCCCCCCAGTGGCGGCGCATCTCCGCCTGGCCGCCCACGTCCCACACGGTCAGGGCGATGTTCTTGCGCTGCCGCTTCACGTCCAGCATTTCCACGTTGAAGCCCACGGTGGGCACGGTGCTGAAGGCCGACTTGTGCTTCAGTTTGTACAGGAGGGTCGACTTGCCCGCGTTGTCCAGACCGAGGAGCAGGACCCGGATCTCGGCTTGTTTGCTCCCCCGCAAGCCCATTCAGAAGACGGCGACAGGTAAACTGTGAAGGCGTTGCTCAACTTTTTACCTGACATGTCGGTAAGGTGTGTTCTTGCTCTGACGTCATGTCATATCCTGAATAGTTGAACCATTAGCTGAGCTGGTAAGGGCAAAGTAACCCTTGGTGACCATAAAATCAATATTTACTTCAACACAGaatctgcatacttgccaaccttgagacctccgaattcgggagattggggggggggtggTTAAGGGGGGaaaagtatatttatagctacaattcactgaaattcaagtatttattatatatatatatatatatatatatatatatatatatatatatatattcagtatttattttatatatatatatatatatatatttatatatatatatatttatttatttatatatatatatatatatatatatatatatatatttatataaaagaaatacctgaatttgaactgaaattcaagtatttcttatatatgtatatatatatatatatatgtatatatatatatatatatatatatatatatatatacacacacatacatatatatatatatatatatatatatatatatatatatatatatatatatatatatatatatatacataccgtattttccgcactataaggcgcaccggattattagccgcaccttcaatgaattacatatttcataactttgtccaccaataagccgccccggattataagccgcgcctacgctgcgctaaagggaatgtcaaaaaaacagtcagatagttcagtcaaactttaataatatattgaaaaccagcgttctaacaactctgtcccaaaatgtacgcaaatgtgcaatcacaaacatagtaaaattcaaaatggtgtagagcaatagcaacataatgttgctcgaacgttaatgtcacaacacacaaaataaacatagcgctcaccttctgaagttattcttcattcgtaaatccttcgaattcttcgtcttcggtgtccgaattgaaaagttgcgcaagcgtgggatgcaaaatggccggttccgtctcgtcgaaatcatcggagtcagtgtcgctgttgttgtccagtagttctgtgaatcctgccttccggaaagctcggaccacagttgtgaccgaaatatctgcccaggcatttacgatccactggcaaatgttggcgtatgtcgtccggcgctgtctgcccgtctttgtgaaggtgtgttcgccttcggagctgtgtgaaaaaagccacccggcctcttcgcgtaaacttcccttaaccactcgctcatcttttcttcatccatccatcccttcgagttagcttttatgatgacgccggctggaaaggtctcttttggcaaggtcttccttttgaatatcaccatgggtggaagttagcatggcaagctagaaccacagtgaaggatgacttctcattccctgtggtgcgaatattcaccgtacgtgctcccgttccacagtgcggttcacaggaatatcagttgctgtgaaatacggtagtaatccgtgtgcggatggagagattgcgtctttttatgaaccggatccttgtcgcttagtaggagccattttgtggtctttacagatgtaaacaggaaatgaaacgtacggtgatatccgcgcgttttttcttcttcttccgggggcgggtggttgcttacagtagaagaagaagcgcttcctgttctatgggggcgggtgctttccttggcggttgcttgcgtagaagaagaagcgcttcctgttctaccgggaaaaaagatggcggctgtttaccgaagttgcgagatcgaaactttatgaaaatgaatcgtaataaagcgcaccgggttataaggcgcactgtcagcttttgagaaaatgtgtggtttttaggtgcgccttatagtgcggaaaatacggtatataagaaatacttgaatttcagttcaaattcaggtatttcttttatataaatatatatatatatatatatatatatatatatatatatcagtgacgtgcagtcaggggaggcaggtgaggcggggcctcacgtgccatcatggaaagaaaaaaaaagttaaaaaaataataataataattaaatgttatatgtatccagtgattatactataaagttattttccaattaacttcaccagttttagattattttttattcaaaattgctgaattttcacatttgccgttcaaatattgagaagagacttgcggtgatcagcagccagttgaggcacgtcactgagttgagcctcaccatggattgcgcaatgactcggctaactgctggcctgctgtgcagtgagatcgtattgctatatgaattatattatacatttccatagtttaattagctgaggtatataatgtacagtgtattttgtcaacaactgtatgtgtgtaacgtatttcttgtgctgagcaatcataaaacggctgctaaAGATgcgctgtgtgaggctcgcagtaatcccgcctcctggtggtagagggcgctagtgatctcaGAGATCATttatgcgactactcggctgcagaataagtgacaacaagcagcaacagttagcagcgatcgtttattttttcctctcgcctggacttttaacatggaggattacatatctaaaataaaacagt
Above is a window of Nerophis lumbriciformis linkage group LG35, RoL_Nlum_v2.1, whole genome shotgun sequence DNA encoding:
- the LOC133575273 gene encoding uncharacterized membrane protein C3orf80 homolog, with product MQRDMLRCEDYNDASAHPHPSRCGFAICRDDQECCPRGNATASEGTCCNRLEDKTYYHVAMVTRKLSGVLIMLLLFALGYLVQRVLCSRSRQLNPAHSGDSAVATSQELLVGSSTPDSLLDCGTTAQLPTYEQCKHLPTYEETVRYGQTNSSFGQTT
- the arl14 gene encoding ADP-ribosylation factor-like protein 14, whose product is MGLRGSKQAEIRVLLLGLDNAGKSTLLYKLKHKSAFSTVPTVGFNVEMLDVKRQRKNIALTVWDVGGQAEMRRHWGGYHQDTAAVVFVVDSTDRQRLDEARKELEKTLRSEHLRERPLLVLANKQDAAGAMTVTELKDAFNLRRICGDREWFVQACSAATGGGLEEALRRVSHMVKLPSDSAAAVKENIKGTVNYIRAKSVR